In Equus asinus isolate D_3611 breed Donkey chromosome 13, EquAss-T2T_v2, whole genome shotgun sequence, one DNA window encodes the following:
- the FZD2 gene encoding frizzled-2 — protein sequence MRPRSALPRLLLPLLLLPAAGPAQFHGEKGISIPDHGFCQPISIPLCTDIAYNQTIMPNLLGHTNQEDAGLEVHQFYPLVKVQCSPELRFFLCSMYAPVCTVLEQAIPPCRSICERARQGCEALMNKFGFQWPERLRCEHFPRHGAEQICVGQNHSEDGAPALLTTAPPPGLQPGAGGTPGGPGGGGSPPRYATLEHPFHCPRVLKVPSYLSYKFLGERDCAAPCEPARPDGSMFFSQEETRFARLWILTWSVLCCASTFFTVTTYLVDMQRFRYPERPIIFLSGCYTMVSVAYIAGFVLQERVVCNERFSEDGYRTVVQGTKKEGCTILFMMLYFFSMASSIWWVILSLTWFLAAGMKWGHEAIEANSQYFHLAAWAVPAVKTITILAMGQIDGDLLSGVCFVGLNSLDPLRGFVLAPLFVYLFIGTSFLLAGFVSLFRIRTIMKHDGTKTEKLERLMVRIGVFSVLYTVPATIVIACYFYEQAFREHWERSWVSQHCKSLAIPCPAHYTPRMSPDFTVYMIKYLMTLIVGITSGFWIWSGKTLHSWRKFYTRLTNSRHGETTV from the coding sequence ATGCGGCCCCGCAGCGCCCTGCCCcgcctgctgctgccgctgctgctgctgcccgccGCCGGGCCGGCCCAGTTCCACGGAGAGAAGGGCATCTCCATCCCAGACCACGGCTTCTGCCAGCCCATCTCCATCCCGCTGTGCACGGACATCGCCTACAACCAGACCATCATGCCCAATCTTCTGGGCCATACGAACCAGGAGGACGCGGGCCTGGAGGTGCACCAGTTCTACCCATTGGTGAAGGTGCAGTGCTCGCCCGAACTGCGCTTCTTCCTGTGTTCCATGTACGCACCCGTATGCACCGTGCTGGAGCAGGCCATCCCGCCGTGCCGCTCCATCTGCGAGCGCGCGCGCCAGGGCTGCGAGGCGCTCATGAACAAGTTCGGTTTCCAGTGGCCCGAGCGCCTGCGCTGCGAGCACTTCCCGCGCCACGGCGCGGAGCAGATCTGCGTGGGCCAGAACCACTCCGAGGACGGCGCTCCCGCGCTGCTTACTACCGCGCCGCCGCCAGGCCTGCAGCCGGGTGCTGGTGGCACCCCGGGcggcccgggcggcggcggctcgCCCCCGCGCTACGCCACGCTGGAGCACCCGTTCCACTGCCCGCGGGTCCTCAAGGTGCCGTCTTATCTCAGCTACAAGTTCCTGGGCGAGCGCGACTGCGCGGCGCCCTGCGAGCCGGCGCGGCCGGACGGCTCCATGTTCTTCTCGCAGGAGGAGACGCGTTTCGCGCGCCTCTGGATCCTCACCTGGTCGGTGCTGTGCTGCGCCTCCACCTTCTTCACGGTCACCACGTACCTGGTGGACATGCAGCGCTTCCGCTACCCCGAGCGGCCCATCATCTTTCTGTCCGGCTGCTACACTATGGTTTCGGTGGCCTACATCGCGGGCTTCGTGCTCCAGGAGCGCGTGGTGTGCAACGAGCGCTTCTCTGAGGACGGCTACCGCACGGTGGTGCAGGGCACCAAGAAGGAGGGCTGCACCATCCTCTTCATGATGCTGTACTTCTTCAGCATGGCCAGTTCCATCTGGTGGGTCATTCTGTCGCTTACCTGGTTCCTGGCGGCGGGCATGAAGTGGGGCCACGAGGCCATCGAGGCCAACTCGCAGTACTTTCACCTAGCGGCGTGGGCCGTGCCGGCCGTCAAGACCATCACTATCTTGGCCATGGGCCAGATTGACGGCGACCTGCTGAGCGGCGTGTGCTTCGTGGGCCTCAACAGCCTGGACCCGCTGCGGGGCTTCGTGCTGGCGCCGCTCTTCGTCTACCTGTTCATAGGCACGTCCTTTCTCCTGGCTGGTTTCGTGTCTCTCTTCCGCATCCGTACCATCATGAAGCACGACGGCACCAAGACGGAGAAGCTGGAGCGGCTCATGGTGCGCATCGGCGTGTTCTCGGTGCTCTACACGGTGCCCGCCACCATCGTCATCGCCTGCTACTTCTACGAGCAGGCCTTCCGAGAGCACTGGGAGCGCTCGTGGGTGAGCCAGCACTGCAAGAGCCTGGCCATCCCGTGCCCGGCGCACTACACGCCGCGCATGTCGCCCGACTTCACCGTCTACATGATCAAATACCTCATGACGCTCATCGTGGGCATCACGTCGGGCTTCTGGATCTGGTCTGGCAAGACGCTGCACTCTTGGAGGAAGTTCTACACCCGTCTCACCAACAGCCGGCACGGCGAGACCACCGTGTGA